The following coding sequences are from one Triticum aestivum cultivar Chinese Spring chromosome 5A, IWGSC CS RefSeq v2.1, whole genome shotgun sequence window:
- the LOC123104692 gene encoding disease resistance protein RGA4 — protein sequence MESAASAFLRSVMGKLFQVLEEYNKQKGLRQDTLSIQQDVRMIAAAMDDRLHALRRGEQRTAVARIYSEEMLGLVHDAQDCIDRIVHRLTCRPRVGGGGGGGGAALIRRVAAVAHELRKVQSRSGFADEIRQLKARLKLAHERVLGIPIPPAAASCCHEFAAAAPSCRFARNPVGIGRPVEDLLSMLDEVEGEKEQLRVISVVGFGGLGKTTLARAVYEDPHAVEKFHCRAWVAAGRWSPEVTGHGVGEILRDVLQQVRPKDAMDVVADNGQRIEALLKEYLKDKRYLIVIDDMGMEQWSTINSIFENNGKSSRILLTTTIQSTANICSHGNGYVYQMNTLGEEDSKKIALQEVRSPELEQGSMPLLQKCGGLPLALVSVSDFLKCSGEPTGERCTELCRNLGSHLREKHGHDNFAELRKVLMHNYDSLSVYAMTCLLYLGVFPNNRPLKRKVVIRRWLAEGYARSDSLRSEEDIADETFKALVDRNIIQSIGTRNNAQVKTCMTHGIMHEFVLHKSVSQGFIATSSRDHPRPHAYVNNACHLSIHGGNVTDSEASDEDLSRVRSLTVFGKAGDAISYVRKCKLLRVLDLEECSDLEDSHLKHIGKLWHLKYLSVGGSIAKLPSSIDGLHCLETLDLRRTKIKTVPIEAIMLYHLAHLFGKFTVDKEDLNNANKMSKATKFLSGNKSNLKTLAGFVTNERQGFLQLMVHMRNLRKVKIWCGPVANGSNYTNDLSKAIQEFTKVPMDNVGARSLSLDSEECSEDLLSSLAFEPCSEDSKYDVRSLKLRGKLLQLPPFVPLLSGLTELCISSATLTRDLLSSLINLRNLLYLKLIANELERFEMKSGAFPSLRRLCFVVQSLTSALPAIEQGALPNLVSLQLLCPSLVGLSGIQIRHLRHLKEVMVDSGVPDQTRQDWEQATKNHPNRPRLMLHKSGVRVESEGPGNEEVSAVRDKRKICVVQPSLDDGLDSSLKKMRLSSESSSRLQVIVQSTSSSGH from the exons ATGGAATCGGCGGCGAGCGCCTTCCTGAGGAGCGTGATGGGGAAGCTGTTCCAGGTGCTGGAGGAGTACAACAAGCAGAAGGGCCTCCGGCAGGACACCCTCTCCATCCAGCAGGACGTCCGCATGAtcgccgccgccatggacgaccgCCTCCACGCCCTGCGCAGGGGCGAGCAACGCACCGCCGTTGCCAGGATCTACAGCGAGGAGATGCTTGGCCTGGTGCACGACGCCCAGGACTGCATCGACCGCATCGTCCACCGCCTCACCTGCAGGCCCCgcgttggcggcggcggaggcggaggaggagcggcgCTGATCCGccgggtcgccgccgtcgcccacgAGCTGAGGAAGGTCCAGAGTCGCTCGGGCTTCGCCGACGAGATCCGCCAGCTCAAGGCCCGCCTCAAGCTGGCGCACGAGCGCGTCCTCGGCATCCCCatcccccccgccgccgccagctgCTGCCACGAGTtcgcggcggcggcgccgtcgtgTCGTTTCGCGCGCAACCCGGTGGGCATCGGGAGGCCCGTGGAGGATCTCCTGTCGATGCTGGATGAGGTGGAGGGCGAGAAGGAGCAGCTGAGGGTGATCTCCGTGGTGGGGTTCGGCGGCTTGGGGAAGACCACCCTCGCGAGGGCTGTGTACGAGGACCCTCACGCCGTGGAGAAATTCCATTGCCGTGCTTGGGTTGCCGCCGGTCGGTGGTCGCCAGAGGTCACCGGCCACGGGGTCGGTGAGATCCTACGCGATGTACTCCAGCAAGTTCGCCCCAAAGACGCCATGGACGTTGTTGCTGATAATGGCCAACGTATTGAAGCCTTGCTCAAGGAATACCTCAAGGATAAGAG GTATTTAATTGTCATAGATGACATGGGGATGGAGCAATGGAGCACTATAAATTCCATCTTCGAAAACAATGGCAAAAGCAGCAGAATCCTACTGACCACAACTATTCAGTCAACAGCTAATATCTGCAGCCATGGCAATGGTTATGTGTACCAAATGAACACACTTGGTGAAGAGGACTCCAAGAAAATAGCTCTTCAGGAGGTACGGTCACCTGAGCTGGAGCAGGGGTCCATGCCGCTGCTGCAGAAATGCGGTGGTCTTCCACTTGCTCTCGTCAGTGTCTCCGATTTCCTGAAATGCTCAGGTGAGCCTACGGGGGAGCGATGCACAGAGCTATGCCGTAACCTGGGTTCTCATCTGAGAGAGAAGCATGGCCATGACAATTTCGCAGAACTAAGAAAGGTGCTGATGCATAACTATGACAGTTTGTCAGTGTATGCTATGACCTGCTTGCTATATCTTGGTGTATTCCCTAACAATCGTCCCCTCAAGAGGAAAGTTGTTATCAGGAGGTGGTTAGCGGAAGGATATGCACGGAGTGATTCTCTTCGCAGTGAGGAGGACATTGCGGATGAGACTTTCAAGGCGCTTGTCGACCGGAATATCATACAGTCCATTGGCACAAGGAATAATGCGCAAGTGAAGACGTGCATGACTCATGGCATCATGCACGAGTTCGTGCTGCACAAGTCCGTGTCACAGGGGTTCATCGCGACATCGTCTCGTGATCATCCAAGACCCCATGCCTATGTTAATAATGCCTGCCACCTTTCCATCCATGGTGGCAATGTGACAGATAGTGAGGCCTCTGACGAGGATTTATCTCGTGTTCGGTCTCTAACAGTCTTTGGAAAAGCAGGTGATGCTATTTCTTATGTTCGTAAATGCAAACTGCTACGAGTCTTGGATCTGGAAGAATGCAGTGATCTGGAAGATAGTCACCTCAAACACATAGGCAAGCTATGGCAtctaaaatatctaagtgttgGGGGCAGTATTGCGAAGCTTCCGAGCAGCATCGATGGACTGCACTGCTTAGAGACCCTGGATTTAAGGAGAACCAAGATAAAGACAGTGCCCATTGAGGCCATTATGCTGTACCACTTAGCTCATCTGTTCGGAAAGTTTACAGTTGACAAAGAAGATCTAAACAATGCAAACAAGATGAGCAAAGCAACGAAGTTCTTGTCCGGAAACAAGAGCAACCTGAAGACTTTAGCTGGATTTGTCACAAACGAAAGGCAAGGGTTTCTTCAACTTATGGTTCACATGAGAAATCTGAGAAAGGTCAAGATATGGTGTGGGCCAGTTGCAAATGGAAGTAACTACACCAATGATCTTTCCAAGGCCATTCAGGAGTTCACCAAGGTCCCCATGGACAATGTGGGTGCCCGTTCTCTATCACTTGATTCAGAAGAATGTTCCGAAGACTTGCTGAGTTCGCTTGCTTTTGAGCCATGCTCGGAGGATTCCAAATATGATGTAAGGTCACTGAAGCTACGTGGCAAGCTACTCCAGTTACCCCCGTTTGTTCCCTTGCTGTCAGGTCTCACTGAACTGTGTATTTCATCAGCTACTCTGACACGGGATCTTCTATCGTCTCTGATCAATTTGAGAAACTTGCTTTACCTCAAGTTGATTGCGAATGAGCTTGAGAGATTTGAAATGAAATCAGGGGCATTCCCAAGCCTGCGTCGTCTGTGCTTTGTAGTGCAAAGTCTCACTTCAGCTCTGCCAGCAATCGAACAAGGAGCTCTGCCGAACCTTGTTTCACTCCAGCTGCTCTGCCCGAGTCTAGTTGGTCTTTCCGGCATCCAAATCAGACACCTCAGACATCTCAAGGAAGTCATGGTTGACTCTGGAGTGCCTGACCAAACACGACAAGACTGGGAGCAAGCAACAAAGAACCATCCGAATAGGCCGAGACTCATGTTGCACAAAAGTGGTGTTCGAGTGGAAAGCGAGGGTCCGGGGAATGAAGAAGTTTCAGCTGTGAGGGACAAGCGGAAAATATGTGTAGTCCAACCAAGTTTGGATGATGGACTGGATTCTAGTCTCAAGAAGATGAGACTTTCATCAGAGTCTTCTTCGCGGCTTCAAGTGATTGTCCAATCAACTTCCTCATCTGGTCACTGA